CTTCGTCCGGGAACGAAACGCCGTGCTCGACGAACTGCTCATGCTGCTCGAAACCCGTGGCATCGAACCGATGGTTGTCGAGGACGGGTGGACGAGCCGCCACACGGAGCATCGGCGTTGGCGCTCACAATCCGGCGACGACAACCAGCAATCCGAAAATCCGGATGAGGGCGCGGCTGACAAATCCGAGAATGCGCTGCCTGCGGATGAAACGCCCGCAGAAAGCCCGGACGCTCAAAGTAGGGCTGCCTTTCCCTTAGTGACGGATGACAATCCCGACGCGCACATCTTCGAGAATGGCCGGCGCACGCGCCCCCAAACAACGCCGCGCCGCGCCGCCGTCGATCTCTTCGACACGTCCGGCGATGAGGACCATCATCAGTCCGATGCACTTGAACGTAGGACCACCGAACCCGAGATCCAGTTGGCGATCCTGTATCTGATGACCGATGGTGCCGAATGGACCAACGGCGAACTCAAACGCGTACTGGACGAGAGCTTCCCGTTGACGACTGGCGACCGGATGCAAGCCGCCCACCGCCCCAATGAGCGGAAATGGGAAGAGTTGGTAAACAATGCATTGTCACCGTCCCGCAGCAATTCGCTGACATCGAGGGCTCTGGTCCGAACGGTTTCGAGGGGCCACCATATTCTGACCGACGAGGGTCGCGCTTTGATCGAGGCAAAAATCGCTCAGGAGCGCGAAGGCGGCTGAACCACAATACCGCAGTGATCCACACCACGACGCCCCCAAAATGCCCCCTCCGTTCACCGGGTTCGCCCAACAGCTGGTCGTAACGCGGTTGCAACATATCGTGTCTGCGGCCATCGGCGGCGGGTCGTTTGCCCGGGGGCATCACCAGATTGCGTTTCGACGCGTTTGCGCGCGCCCGAGGGAAGACGTGGGAAGCCTGCGTGCCGCCGGTGTTTTTGAGTTTGGCGCGGTTCGCACTTCTTGCGCATGTGATGGGGCTCTTGATGTCCTTCGGACGCAAGACATATTTTGTTGCTACTCTGTCCGTCGCTGTGGTGGCCTCCATGGCCGTGCCCGAGACGTACAGCCTCGCCGCCAGCAGCTTGGTCGAACCGAAGCCCGCGGCGGTGCCCGGCGCCGAAGCGCCGATCGTCATTACGCCTGCCACGGCTGAGCCGAAGCCGGCGATGATCACCACGGAAACGTCCGTGGCGGATGCCGGCGCCGAGCCGGCCCTCCAGATCGACGAATCCGATCCCGAACTGGTCTGCATGGCCAAGGTCGTTCGCCATGAGGCTGCAAACCAGCCGCGCGAGGGTCAGCTTGCCGTCGCCCAGCTCATCATGAACCGTTTGCGCTCGCCGAAGTTCCCGAAAACGGTCTGCGGCGTGGTTCATCAGGCCGGCCAGTTCTTCAACACCAACACCTATCATCCGTCGCGCAGCGACCGCCTGTGGC
The window above is part of the Sphingomonas sanxanigenens DSM 19645 = NX02 genome. Proteins encoded here:
- a CDS encoding cell wall hydrolase; amino-acid sequence: MAVPETYSLAASSLVEPKPAAVPGAEAPIVITPATAEPKPAMITTETSVADAGAEPALQIDESDPELVCMAKVVRHEAANQPREGQLAVAQLIMNRLRSPKFPKTVCGVVHQAGQFFNTNTYHPSRSDRLWRTAMDVSIEARSAMRESVIGTAIYYNAARTRSAFHAGRKLAATIGDHAFYH